One part of the Drosophila teissieri strain GT53w chromosome 3R, Prin_Dtei_1.1, whole genome shotgun sequence genome encodes these proteins:
- the LOC122619170 gene encoding ribosome-binding protein 1, with the protein MDNSGNNRYELLFMDDDDSSAAPAQPQIPAVVAAPKKPEPAKAPKGKSEKENKPVASARKANVPAAKNASPVKGGKGPAGGDVGRPRNAVTNGANNQGRFNNHNNNNNQRYGNKESTGEFGNELPQRQFNNRDNRGPPRARTGEKFGKREFDRQSGSDKTGVKSIDKREGGGAHNWGSPKQDIEDLKTTGETSPQAEKEDSANEQSADPAVAPEEDESKQMTLDEWKALRDQRAKPNYNLRKAGEGAVDNAEWKKMVVLSKKKESNSEDELEYDPSLYPQRVGRLQRIVDIQFNFNDGRKGGFRKGPRPGAGPRGEGFRGEGGFRNDGPRGEGGYRNDGPRGEGPRSEGPRGEGFRNEGPRGEGYRNDGPRGEGFRGPRFNNGPSNGYENRQENNNRFGEKRRSAQKPLKVDDEAQFPTLC; encoded by the exons ATGGACAATTCTGGAAATAACCGCTACGAGCTGTTGTTCATGGACGACGATGACTCCTCCGCCGCGCCCGCCCAGCCACAGATTCCCGCCGTAGTCGCGGCGCCCAAGAAGCCGGAACCGGCGAAGGCGCCGAAGGGCAAGTCCGAGAAGGAGAACAAGCCGGTAGCGTCGGCTCGCAAAGCCAACGTTCCGGCGGCCAAGAACGCGAGTCCAGTGAAGGGTGGCAAGGGTCCCGCTGGCGGGGATGTGGGCCGTCCCAGGAACGCAGTCACAAACGGTGCCAACAACCAGGGCAGGTTCAACaaccataacaacaacaacaaccagcgCTACGGAAACAAGGAATCGACCGGGGAATTCGGAAACGAGCTGCCCCAGCGCCAGTTCAACAATCGTGATAACAGGGGACCACCACGCGCCCGCACCGGCGAGAAATTCGGAAAGCGCGAGTTCGATCGCCAGTCTGGATCCGATAAAACCG GCGTCAAGTCAATTGACAAACGCGAAGGCGGTGGTGCCCACAACTGGGGTTCCCCGAAGCAGGACATTGAGGACTTAAAGACGACCGGGGAGACTTCACCGCAGGCGGAAAAAGAGGACTCGGCCAACGAACAGTCGGCTGATCCCGCGGTCGCCCCCGAGGAGGATGAGTCCAAGCAGATGACCCTCGATGAGTGGAAGGCTCTGCGAGACCAGCGTGCCAAGCCCAACTACAACTTGCGCAAAGCGGGCGAAGGTGCCGTCGACAATGCGGAGTGGAAGAAGATGGTGGTGCTGAGCAAGAAGAAGGAGAGCAACAGCGAGGACGAGTTGGAGTACGATCCATCGCTGTATCCCCAGCGCGTGGGCCGCCTTCAGCGCATCGTAGACATCCAGTTCAACTTCAATGACGGTCGCAAGGGCGGTTTCCGCAAGGGACCGCGTCCCGGAGCCGGTCCTCGTGGAGAGGGATTCCGCGGCGAGGGTGGCTTCCGCAATGACGGACCTCGTGGAGAGGGTGGCTATCGCAACGACGGACCTCGCGGTGAGGGTCCTCGCAGTGAGGGACCCCGTGGAGAAGGCTTCCGCAACGAGGGACCTCGTGGTGAAGGATACCGCAATGATGGACCACGTGGAGAGGGATTCCGTGGTCCGCGCTTTAACAACGGACCCAGCAACGGCTATGAAAACAGAcaggaaaacaacaacagattCGGAGAGAAACGCCGCTCCGCCCAGAAGCCACTGAAGGTTGACGATGAAGCTCAATTCCCTACTCTGTGCTAG
- the LOC122619637 gene encoding uncharacterized protein LOC122619637 gives MNTKNIENKPMDGSKFLDMLSTISLEEILQFEFRLNPTSKWETLITPSPPLRKYNCNICHVVQFGDKNLFGHLSGKKHNAAMTAEQQLQFRIKPIGASQKPGSAPVKKGPNTTANNNKNSTSPVVKNLPTPNKNAPNKNNTNTNTTVVKQAAGNEVAKAQPIQKKTPAIGVSTQNIAANNQTTAKNIQGNNPNIQKNIQGTNSNIQKNVPVNNAPNLKNTSQNNAPIKKNTGNNTPVQKNITVIGATAQKRPNPNPGNIQAKKANMNAANATNTANKKAPQPAAATANASQNSRGPAPKTIVGNTTSQQPANVQTQKQSQAQTKPPVRNPAQTQATPQATKAVQNAKSNNKTNNPDIVKNPLATKISCVPLAKLINSTPEPENDVIIIDEPPKEAAKPPETPKNPIPVQTTTPNSTIAVKKPTNITAPPKRPTTINKVVKPTYVAPKDYPAAKPGGTFESMSQNHVMGLVGVEYVLKIVRNLADKNARYQCCLCEITADEQSMHNHLLGYNHRLKYFDKHFPTAMRLYRQYVSQVPESEVCKIMMPIFDKLAHAIETHHGRKSAHLCYDHVYSKDRQSLFSQVYNRKHSSEKIGPSFTHVVDAKEVDELIKKVRNNVQPLMNVENPNPYYVPPYVPHYVGYQNVPEKNTEPPIDDETHKRMVDNFLRDTTRHSSGDAQKSRNPKRNRSRSISPDQRKRVVHKRHWNVERRSVSPLRDGDLWQAYRHMVDLKVRELNVSFDTYKSDPEQHPNYQAEWQMFWKRRKDELIQAGINHRTYNFQNEWIHFFNARIEELYNQDIENIKIKCRERLCLPMTNNELADEKYHVHLGKTDEPDLRKPEPRNEPQKMSVNVEPPVVEPPNVIHVLRLLTALENYLGSLGPFVTDMLVKALQTQKIYPEKVHASILTAENCAILETVKEKFTGLLISQIYDPAKERALKRAINDTELLLQSASKINNSKDNVQRVEKPEMANKSQHSPDKPLDKTELAAKLASSLVSQGKTSINREELQKILQVYTMIEQKKRQELPTSGSSLNTVPSTSTNLIPNSNNNGNLLTQHTSRNLDIASNAKQPNNPTSMYTGQNYSGNVARFNNQQSTNLANTFNSNAYPTDRGFGGSGVSGGYNSQFGSALPAINPSSVLRNDLTTSSLFNFNTNLNPSYNNLNRRNPNF, from the coding sequence ATGAATAccaaaaacattgaaaacaaACCCATGGATGGGTCAAAATTTCTTGATATGTTGTCAACAATATCATTGGAGGAAATATTACAATTTGAGTTTCGTCTCAATCCAACAAGCAAATGGGAAACATTGATAACGCCATCACCCCCGCTTCGGAAATACAATTGTAATATTTGCCATGTTGTCCAATTCGGCGACAAGAATTTGTTTGGCCATCTAAGTGGCAAAAAACATAACGCTGCAATGACAGCTGAACAGCAATTGCAATTCAGAATCAAGCCCATTGGAGCTTCACAAAAACCAGGTTCAGCACCCGTAAAAAAGGGTCCCAACACCActgcaaataataacaaaaacagcacCTCTCCTGTTGTAAAAAATTTGCCTActccaaacaaaaatgcaccaaacaaaaataatactaatacaaaCACCACCGTTGTTAAGCAGGCAGCTGGAAATGAAGTGGCAAAAGCACAGCCGATTCAAAAGAAAACTCCAGCCATTGGCGTTAGCACGCAAAACATTGCGGCAAATAATCAAACTACTGCAAAGAATATTCAGGGCAATAATCCAAACATTCAAAAGAATATTCAGGGCACTAATTCAAACATTCAAAAGAATGTTCCAGTAAACAATGCACCCAATCTAAAGAATACATCTCAAAATAATGCacctattaaaaaaaatacaggGAATAATACACCCGTACAAAAGAATATCACTGTTATTGGTGCAACCGCACAGAAAAGACCCAACCCGAACCCGGGAAATATTCAAGCGAAGAAGGCAAATATGAATGCGGCCAACGCCACTAACACTGCTAATAAAAAGGCTCCACAGCCTGCAGCGGCTACAGCGAACGCATCCCAGAATTCTAGGGGTCCTGCTCCAAAAACCATTGTAGGCAATACTACTTCCCAGCAGCCAGCGAATGTTCAGACCCAAAAACAATCACAAGCGCAAACAAAACCACCTGTTCGAAATCCCGCACAGACGCAAGCAACGCCACAGGCGACCAAAGCTGTGCAGAATGCTAAATCGAATAACAAGACAAATAATCCAGATATAGTCAAAAATCCGCTTGCCACGAAAATATCTTGTGTTCCGCTGGCCAAGCTTATCAACTCTACACCAGAGCCCGAGAACGATGTCATAATTATTGACGAACCGCCAAAAGAGGCTGCTAAGCCGCCAGAAACACCGAAAAACCCCATACCAGTTCAAACAACAACCCCGAACTCCACTATTGCGGTCAAGAAGCCAACCAATATTACTGCTCCCCCCAAGCGCCCAACCACTATCAATAAGGTAGTAAAGCCTACCTACGTTGCTCCCAAGGATTACCCAGCAGCCAAGCCTGGTGGCACATTTGAGTCCATGAGCCAGAATCATGTTATGGGTCTCGTTGGAGTGGAGTACGTTTTGAAAATAGTTAGAAACTTGGCTGATAAGAATGCCAGATACCAATGTTGCCTATGCGAGATCACTGCCGATGAGCAATCGATGCACAACCATTTGCTGGGCTATAACCACCGTTTAAAGTATTTTGACAAGCATTTCCCAACGGCAATGCGTCTCTACCGTCAGTATGTGTCCCAAGTACCGGAGAGCGAGGTGTGCAAAATAATGATGCCCATTTTCGATAAGCTTGCGCATGCCATTGAAACGCATCATGGTCGAAAATCCGCCCATCTGTGCTATGACCATGTATATTCCAAAGATCGCCAGAGTTTGTTCTCCCAGGTGTATAATAGAAAGCACTCGTCGGAAAAGATTGGGCCCTCGTTCACCCACGTCGTTGATGCCAAAGAGGTGGATGAGTTGATCAAGAAGGTTAGGAACAACGTTCAGCCCTTGATGAACGTTGAAAATCCGAATCCTTACTACGTCCCTCCATACGTACCGCATTATGTGGGCTATCAGAACGTGCCCGAAAAGAATACAGAACCGCCCATTGACGACGAAACGCACAAGCGAATGGTCGACAACTTTCTCAGGGACACCACCAGACATAGTTCGGGCGATGCCCAGAAGTCGCGCAATCCAAAGCGAAACCGCTCCAGATCCATCTCGCCCGATCAAAGGAAGAGAGTCGTCCACAAAAGGCACTGGAATGTGGAGCGCAGATCAGTGTCGCCTTTGCGCGATGGTGATCTGTGGCAGGCGTACCGCCACATGGTGGACCTTAAGGTGCGTGAGCTAAATGTGTCCTTCGACACATACAAATCTGATCCCGAACAGCATCCAAACTATCAGGCTGAGTGGCAAATGTTTTGGAAGCGCCGCAAGGATGAACTTATACAGGCTGGCATTAATCATCGCACGTACAACTTTCAAAACGAGTGGATTCACTTCTTTAATGCTCGCATCGAAGAATTGTACAATCAAGATattgaaaacattaaaataaaatgccgcGAACGGCTGTGTTTGCCAATGACCAATAACGAATTGGCCGACGAAAAGTATCACGTTCATTTGGGCAAAACAGATGAGCCCGATTTGCGCAAACCGGAGCCTAGAAATGAACCGCAGAAAATGTCGGTTAATGTGGAGCCTCCGGTTGTGGAGCCACCGAATGTGATCCATGTCCTACGTCTTTTAACCGCTCTGGAGAATTACCTGGGAAGTTTGGGTCCTTTTGTTACCGACATGCTAGTGAAAGCCCTGCAAACGCAAAAGATTTATCCGGAAAAGGTCCACGCTTCAATTTTAACAGCCGAAAACTGTGCTATTTTGGAGACCGTTAAAGAAAAGTTTACGGGTCTCTTGATCTCCCAAATTTATGATCCCGCTAAAGAAAGGGCGTTGAAAAGAGCTATCAATGACACCGAACTGTTGCTTCAAAGTGCCAGTAAAATTAACAATTCCAAAGATAACGTTCAGCGCGTTGAGAAACCAGAGATGGCCAACAAATCACAGCATAGCCCTGATAAGCCATTAGATAAAACTGAGCTTGCGGCCAAACTGGCTTCTTCATTGGTGTCCCAAGGAAAAACATCAATTAACCGAGAGGAACTTCAGAAGATACTTCAAGTTTATACGATGATTGAGCAAAAGAAACGCCAGGAGTTGCCCACCTCTGGCAGTTCCTTGAATACAGTTCCCAGCACTTCCACTAACTTGATTCCAAATTCCAATAACAATGGTAACCTGTTGACACAACATACATCTAGAAATTTAGACATTGCGAGCAATGCAAAGCAACCTAACAATCCGACCAGTATGTATACTGGTCAAAACTACTCCGGAAATGTGGCTCGCTTTAACAACCAACAAAGCACTAACTTAGCTAACACCTTTAACTCGAACGCGTATCCGACTGATCGTGGATTTGGCGGATCCGGCGTATCCGGCGGATATAATAGTCAATTCGGCTCTGCACTACCGGCAATCAACCCGAGCAGCGTTTTGCGAAACGATCTGACTACGTCGTCACTCTTCAACTTCAACACCAACTTGAATCCATCTTATAACAACCTTAACCGGAGGAATCCTAATTTTTAG
- the LOC122619639 gene encoding tubulin polyglutamylase TTLL5, whose translation MPSSLCEALTNSSISFDYQKEDDWITSGKLGSREAVLVFRTNILNPKIRKTLSEKSSAQVLTDTKDNEEEAVECQEKLEQKESTSSEPSSKDSLSGSTQQKIFLLKKPQQCDKSDKLTFSSPFKKILNRYSSSDTSISSEGEEPASSSENKSRVLKTSQNNINIKLAADLSKESGYESTAPAKSISNTVVSEEDPEVTSEDDDESGTNMPASKLKITYKFHQTETKLLRKLFNVHGLTEVQGENNNFNLLWTGVHMKLDIVRNLAPYQRVNHFPRSYEMTRKDRLYKNIERMQHLRGMKHFDIVPQTFVLPIESRDLVVAHNKHRGPWIVKPAASSRGRGIFIVNSPDQIPQDEQAVVSKYIVDPLCIDGHKCDLRVYVLVTSFDPLIIYLYEEGIVRLATVKYDRHADNLWNPCMHLCNYSINKYHSDYIRSSDAQDEDVGHKWTLSALLRHLKLQSCDTRQLMLNIEDLIIKAVLACAQSIISACRMFVPNGNNCFELYGFDILIDNALKPWLLEINLSPSMGVDSPLDTKVKSCLMADLLTCVGIPAYSPEMRSHYDQKWSRFRSSSCQRQATFPCASQKTKKSKKKGPAINLNLTGEEQRILRNARLQYSRRGGFVRIFPTDDSMQRYGNFLDSANGIPISTPNVQSQTFQTPIIQHNYNQMLHQNLYSKDGRQKQEDNSEADRIWQYERALETDSEIPFVKKPTVEKCEVEGRRLRKVMLKKISNGSELTPFQARQTFSIYLESVLRRLTEDPKDNHEKIILKFLNKFGGSIKPPVMFRNMQNIKVASKARSAMVAKLLGDFLENYKRDTEAYVDSFDHFGMIPSSAYNQFLMHAQESDLEAVLTLHTNVTGIMPFLYNRCGLSVPPTPPIPSGLHGFLRALPSMVSSTGINRELSKYDGYFKSFDKEKIFL comes from the exons ATGCCTTCTTCATTGTGTGAAGCTCTCACAAATTCTTC AATCAGCTTTGATTACCAAAAAGAAGATGATTGGATTACGAGTGGAAAGCTTGGTTCGCGAGAAGCAGTTTTGGTGTTTAGAACGAATATTCTCAATCCGAAAATCCGGAAAACATTGTCTGAAAAGTCCTCTGCACAAGTGTTAACGGACACGAAGGATAATGAGGAAGAGGCCGTTGAATGCCAAGAAAAACTGGAGCAAAAAGAATCCACTTCTTCAGAACCGAGTAGTAAGGATTCTCTTAGCGGTTCAACGCAACAAAAGATATTCTTATTGAAAAAACCGCAACAATGTGATAAATCGGATAAATTAACTTTTTCTAGCCCTTTTAAGAAGATACTTAACCGATATTCCTCGAGTGATACGTCCATTTCAAGTGAAGGTGAAGAGCCTGCAAGTAGTAGTGAAAACAAATCGCGTGTACTTAAAACCAGTCAgaataacattaatattaaactAGCTGCCGACTTATCGAAGGAGAGTGGATACGAATCCACAGCACCtgccaaatcaatttcaaataCTGTAGTAAGCGAAGAAGATCCGGAGGTGACAAGcgaagatgatgatgaaagTGGGACTAACATGCCTGCCTCTAAACTAAAAATTACCTACAAATTCCATCAAACGGAAACCAAGTTGCTTAGAAAGCTCTTTAATGTCCATGGCCTTACAGAAGTTCAGGgtgaaaataataactttaatttACTCTGGACGGGTGTTCATATGAAATTAGATATTGTTAGAAATTTGGCGCCGTATCAGCGGGTTAATCATTTCCCAAG ATCCTACGAAATGACCCGTAAGGATAGACTATATAAAAACATCGAACGCATGCAACATCTACGGGGTATGAAGCATTTTGACATTGTGCCACAAACATTCGTTCTGCCGATCGAATCCCGGGATTTGGTAGTAGCCCATAACAAGCATCGCGGACCATGGATAGTTAAGCCAGCGGCCTCCAGTCGAGGAAGGggaatatttattgttaattCG CCCGATCAAATACCTCAAGATGAACAGGCGGTGGTGTCGAAATATATAGTGGATCCGCTGTGCATTGATGGTCACAAATGTGATTTGAGGGTATACGTCCTAGTGACGTCCTTCGATCCcctaattatttatttatatgaagAGGGCATTGTGAGGTTGGCCACAGTCAAGTACGACAGACATGCCGATAACCTGTGGAACCCGTGCATGCACCTCTGCAATTACAGCATTAACAAATACCATTCTGATTACATAAGGAGCTCCGATGCTCAGGATGAGGATGTAGGCCATAAGTGGACGTTGTCTGCTCTCTTAAGGCACCTGAAACTCCAGAGTTGTGATACACGTCAGCTAATGCTGAATATTGAagatttaattataaaagcAGTGCTAGCCTGTGCTCAATCCATTATTTCGGCCTGCAGAATGTTCGTTCCCAACGGAAATAACTGCTTTGAGCTGTATGGATTTGATATATTAATAGACAACGCACTAAAGCCATGGCTACTGGAAATCAACCTGTCGCCGTCAATGGGTGTGGATAGTCCTTTGGACACCAAGGTGAAGTCATGCCTGATGGCAGACCTATTGACGTGTGTGGGCATTCCAGCCTATAGTCCAGAAATGAGATCTCATTATGACCAGAAATGGTCACGTTTCCGCAGCTCAAGCTGCCAAAGGCAAGCCACTTTTCCCTGTGCCTcgcaaaagacaaaaaagtCAAAGAAAAAAGGACCTGCCATTAATCTTAATCTAACCGGCGAAGAGCAGCGCATATTGCGCAATGCACGCCTACAGTATTCTCGTCGTGGAGGATTCGTACGCATCTTTCCTACGGATGACTCAATGCAGCGGTATGGTAATTTCCTTGATTCCGCTAATGGCATTCCAATTTCCACACCGAATGTGCAAAGTCAGACATTCCAAACGCCGATTATTCAGCACAACTACAACCAGATGCTTCACCAAAACTTATACTCCAAGGATGGCCGGCAAAAGCAGGAGGACAATTCTGAAGCTGACCGGATTTGGCAATACGAAAGGGCCTTAGAAACCGATTCGGAAATTCCATTTGTCAAGAAGCCAACAGTTGAGAAGTGCGAAGTGGAGGGGAGACGGTTACGGAAGGTGATGCTAAAGAAAATATCCAATGGATCAGAGCTGACGCCATTTCAAGCGCGACAAACGTTCAGCATTTACTTGGAATCGGTTCTACGGCGGCTTACCGAAGATCCCAAAGACAATCACGAGAAAATAATACTTAAGTTTCTGAACAAGTTCGGCGGGTCTATTAAGCCGCCCGTCATGTTccgaaatatgcaaaacatcAAGGTGGCCAGCAAAGCCCGATCGGCGATGGTGGCGAAACTTCTGGGTGACTTCCTGGAGAACTACAAACGAGATACAGAGGCCTACGTGGACTCGTTCGATCACTTCGGAATGATACCATCCAGTGCCTACAATCAGTTCTTAATGCACGCCCAAGAGTCCGATTTGGAGGCAGTGCTGACACTTCACACCAACGTAACCGGAATCATGCCCTTCCTGTACAACCGATGTGGACTGTCAGTGCCACCCACTCCCCCCATTCCGTCTGGATTGCACGGCTTTTTGCGAGCCCTCCCCTCCATGGTGTCCTCCACTGGCATTAACAGGGAACTCAGCAAATACGATGGTTACTTCAAGAGCTTCGACAAGGAGAAGATATTTCTATGA